Proteins from a single region of Felis catus isolate Fca126 chromosome B4, F.catus_Fca126_mat1.0, whole genome shotgun sequence:
- the A4GALT gene encoding lactosylceramide 4-alpha-galactosyltransferase isoform X1: MPPGRVRDACLLPAWPEERVVEVLDFCQSDRWICGRGELVEGPCSCWQRRPASSRWRLLGSSGENMSRPPDCLLRLLRGAPRQRVCTLFIISFKFTFFVSVMIYWHIAGEPGGQREFSNLPADVPCPRLVPPTPISSTPPPGNIFFLETSDRTNPNFLFMCSVESAARAHPESRVVVLMKGLPGGNASLPRHLGLSLLGCFPNVHVLPLDLEELFRDTPLAAWYAARRRRWEPYLLPVLSDASRIALMWKFGGIYLDTDFIVLKSLRNLTNTLGTQSRYVLNGAFLAFERHHEFMALCMRDFVAHYNGWIWGHQGPQLLTRVFKKWCSVRSLGDSHACRGVTALPCEAFYPIPWQNWKKYFEDISPQELRRLLNATYAVHVWNRKSQGTRFKATSRALLAQLHARYCPTTHEAMKMYL; the protein is encoded by the exons ATGGATTTGTGGACGCGGAGAGCTTGTGGAAGGGCCGTGTTCCTGTTGGCAGAGAAG ACCAGCCAGTTCCCGCTGGAGGCTCCTGGGGTCATCTGGGGAGAACATGTCCAGGCCCCCTGACTGCCTGCTGCGGCTGCTCCGGGGAGCCCCGAGGCAGCGGGTCTGCACCCTGTTTATCATCAGCTTCAAGTTCACGTTTTTCGTCTCCGTCATGATCTACTGGCACATCGCGGGAGAGCCCGGCGGCCAGAGGGAGTTCTCTAACCTGCCTGCCGACGTCCCCTGCCCCCGGCTGGTGCCCCCTACGCCGATCTCCAGCACCCCGCCTCCGGGCAACATCTTCTTCCTGGAGACCTCAGACCGGACCAACCCCAACTTCCTTTTCATGTGCTCCGTGGAGTCGGCGGCCAGGGCTCACCCCGAGTCCCGGGTGGTGGTCCTGATGAAGGGGCTGCCCGGCGGGAACGCCTCCCTGCCCCGGCACCTGGGGCTCTCGCTTCTGGGCTGCTTCCCCAACGTCCACGTGCTCCCGCTGGACCTGGAAGAGCTGTTCCGGGACACGCCACTGGCGGCCTGGTACGCGGCCAGGCGACGCCGGTGGGAGCCTTACCTGCTGCCCGTGCTCTCCGACGCCTCCAGGATCGCGCTCATGTGGAAGTTCGGGGGCATCTACCTGGACACGGACTTCATCGTCCTCAAGAGCCTGCGGAATCTGACCAACACGCTGGGCACTCAGTCCCGCTACGTCCTCAACGGGGCCTTCCTGGCCTTCGAGCGCCACCACGAGTTCATGGCGCTGTGCATGCGAGACTTCGTGGCCCACTACAACGGCTGGATCTGGGGCCACCAGGGCCCGCAGCTGCTCACGCGGGTCTTCAAGAAGTGGTGCTCCGTCCGCAGCCTGGGTGACAGCCACGCCTGCCGCGGGGTCACCGCCCTGCCCTGTGAGGCCTTCTACCCCATCCCCTGGCAGAACTGGAAGAAGTACTTCGAGGACATCAGCCCCCAGGAGCTGCGCCGGCTGCTCAACGCCACCTATGCCGTCCACGTGTGGAACAGGAAGAGCCAGGGCACCCGCTTCAAGGCCACGTCCAGGGCACTGCTGGCCCAGCTCCATGCCCGCTACTGCCCCACGACACACGAGGCCATGAAGATGTACTTGTGA
- the A4GALT gene encoding lactosylceramide 4-alpha-galactosyltransferase isoform X2, which yields MSRPPDCLLRLLRGAPRQRVCTLFIISFKFTFFVSVMIYWHIAGEPGGQREFSNLPADVPCPRLVPPTPISSTPPPGNIFFLETSDRTNPNFLFMCSVESAARAHPESRVVVLMKGLPGGNASLPRHLGLSLLGCFPNVHVLPLDLEELFRDTPLAAWYAARRRRWEPYLLPVLSDASRIALMWKFGGIYLDTDFIVLKSLRNLTNTLGTQSRYVLNGAFLAFERHHEFMALCMRDFVAHYNGWIWGHQGPQLLTRVFKKWCSVRSLGDSHACRGVTALPCEAFYPIPWQNWKKYFEDISPQELRRLLNATYAVHVWNRKSQGTRFKATSRALLAQLHARYCPTTHEAMKMYL from the coding sequence ATGTCCAGGCCCCCTGACTGCCTGCTGCGGCTGCTCCGGGGAGCCCCGAGGCAGCGGGTCTGCACCCTGTTTATCATCAGCTTCAAGTTCACGTTTTTCGTCTCCGTCATGATCTACTGGCACATCGCGGGAGAGCCCGGCGGCCAGAGGGAGTTCTCTAACCTGCCTGCCGACGTCCCCTGCCCCCGGCTGGTGCCCCCTACGCCGATCTCCAGCACCCCGCCTCCGGGCAACATCTTCTTCCTGGAGACCTCAGACCGGACCAACCCCAACTTCCTTTTCATGTGCTCCGTGGAGTCGGCGGCCAGGGCTCACCCCGAGTCCCGGGTGGTGGTCCTGATGAAGGGGCTGCCCGGCGGGAACGCCTCCCTGCCCCGGCACCTGGGGCTCTCGCTTCTGGGCTGCTTCCCCAACGTCCACGTGCTCCCGCTGGACCTGGAAGAGCTGTTCCGGGACACGCCACTGGCGGCCTGGTACGCGGCCAGGCGACGCCGGTGGGAGCCTTACCTGCTGCCCGTGCTCTCCGACGCCTCCAGGATCGCGCTCATGTGGAAGTTCGGGGGCATCTACCTGGACACGGACTTCATCGTCCTCAAGAGCCTGCGGAATCTGACCAACACGCTGGGCACTCAGTCCCGCTACGTCCTCAACGGGGCCTTCCTGGCCTTCGAGCGCCACCACGAGTTCATGGCGCTGTGCATGCGAGACTTCGTGGCCCACTACAACGGCTGGATCTGGGGCCACCAGGGCCCGCAGCTGCTCACGCGGGTCTTCAAGAAGTGGTGCTCCGTCCGCAGCCTGGGTGACAGCCACGCCTGCCGCGGGGTCACCGCCCTGCCCTGTGAGGCCTTCTACCCCATCCCCTGGCAGAACTGGAAGAAGTACTTCGAGGACATCAGCCCCCAGGAGCTGCGCCGGCTGCTCAACGCCACCTATGCCGTCCACGTGTGGAACAGGAAGAGCCAGGGCACCCGCTTCAAGGCCACGTCCAGGGCACTGCTGGCCCAGCTCCATGCCCGCTACTGCCCCACGACACACGAGGCCATGAAGATGTACTTGTGA